From a region of the Panthera uncia isolate 11264 chromosome B1, Puncia_PCG_1.0, whole genome shotgun sequence genome:
- the POLR3D gene encoding DNA-directed RNA polymerase III subunit RPC4, whose product MSQGNAAGEPSSPGGPRPLLSGARGLIGRRPAPPLTPGRLPSIRSRDLTLGGVKKKTFTPNIISRKIKEEPKEEVTIKKEKRDRDRDRQREGHGRGRGRPEVIQSHSIFEQGPAEMMKKKGNWDKTVDVSDMGPSHIINIKKEKRETDEETKQILRMLEKDDFIDDPGLRNDTRNMPVQLPLAHSGWLFKEENEEPDVKPWLGGPKEEDMEVDVPAVRVKEEPRDEEEEAKMKVPPRTARKTPSLPKDVSVAELLRELSLTQDEELLFLQLPDTLPGQPPTQDIKPIKTEVQSEDGQMVVIKQEKDREARLAENACTLADLTEGQVGKLLIRKSGKVQLLLGKVTLDVTMGTTCSFLQELVSVGLGDSRTGEMTVLGHIKHKLVCSPDFESLLDHKHR is encoded by the exons ATGTCGCAAGGAAACGCCGCAGGCGAGCCGAGTAGTCCGGGAGGGCCCAGACCCCTCCTCTCTGGGGCCCGGGGGCTTATCGGGCGGAGGCCGGCCCCTCCACTTACCCCAGGTCGTCTTCCCTCCATCCGCTCCAGGGACCTCACCCTCGGAGGAGTTAAGAAG AAAACCTTCACCCCAAATATCATCAGTCGGAAAATCAAGGAAGA gcCCAAGGAAGAAGTAACCATCAAGAAGGAGAAGCGTGACAGGGATAGAGACCGGCAGCGAGAGGGGCATGGACGGGGGCGGGGCCGCCCAGAAGTGATCCAGTCCCACTCCATCTTTGAGCAGGGCCCAGCtgaaatgatgaagaaaaagg GGAACTGGGATAAGACAGTGGATGTGTCAGACATGGGGCCCTCTCATATCATCAAcatcaaaaaagagaagagggagacagatgaagaaacgaaACAGATCCTGCGCATGCTGGAGAAGGATGAT TTCATCGATGACCCTGGGCTGAGGAATGACACTCGAAACATGCCTGTTCAGCTGCCGCTGGCTCACTCAGGATGGCTTTTCAAGGAAGAGAATGAAGAACCAGATGTTAAGCCTTGGCTGGGTGGCCCCAAGGAAGAGGACATGGAGGTGGATGTACCTGCTGTGAGAG TGAAAGAGGAGCCCcgggatgaggaggaggaggccaagATGAAGGTTCCTCCCAGAACAGCCAGAAAGACCCCGAGCCTTCCAAAGGACGTATCTGTGGCAGAGCTGCTCAGGGAGCTGAGCCTCACCCAGGATGAAGAGTTGCTGTTTCTTCAGCTGCCAGACACACTCCCTGGTCAGCCGCCTACCCAGGACATCAAGCCTATCAAGACCGAAGTGCAGAGCGAGGATGGACAGATGGTGGTTATAAAGCAGGAGAAAGACCGG GAAGCCAGGCTGGCAGAGAATGCTTGTACCCTGGCTGACCTGACAGAGGGTCAGGTTGGCAAGCTGCTCATCCGCAAGTCAGGGAAGGTGCAGCTCCTCCTGGGCAAGGTGACTCTAGATGTAACGATGGGAACCACCTGCTCCTTTCTGCAG GAGCTGGTGTCCGTGGGCCTTGGAGACAGTAGGACGGGTGAGATGACAGTCCTGGGACACATAAAGCACAAACTTGTATGTTCCCCCGATTTTGAGTCCCTCTTGGATCACAAACACCGGTAA